The Apium graveolens cultivar Ventura chromosome 10, ASM990537v1, whole genome shotgun sequence nucleotide sequence TGAAGCTTAATTTGCTCTAATTTGAAGCTCCAACGCTTGAATTTGAATTGGGgctgaaattagggtttaggaaaaaggagagaaagaGACAGGGAGAAGATGAGAGATGAGATGAGAGGTGAGAAGACGGTAAGAAAGAAAGaggggagagatgagagagatatgagaggtgagagagacgagagagatgAGGGTAGTGGGAGAGATGAGGGTCGCGGGAGAGATATTTTAGAAAAAGAGGGAATGAGGATAAAGTGAataatttgttaaaattaaagggggGAAAGTGTACTGAAACCGGGGGAAAAAAgacaagtaaatttttatttttttaaaaatggccagagacaacggttaacaaaatcaaccgatgtcaaagttaaaagcATATATTTGGTCTTTTTAATTTCTGAACATAGACAACGCTTACTATGTGAAACCGATGTCAGTATTCGTATTTAACATCACTTTTTTctaaaccgatgttaaacaggattttaacatcgggtgcattacatgccgaAGTCTAAGTACCGATGTCATATCTACTATTTTTAGTAGTGATATGAAAATCATTGTTCCCTTGAAATTGCTCCTTATGTACTGATGAGTGATAAACACTTTGTCCCGCCTTTAATCTAAATTGATGTTTTCCTCAAAATATACATCggttttcttttttcttcttaaAAGATTAAGGCTACAACAGTATTCAGTTCATATCCATTTTTTAAGAATATTGTCGGGTGTATTTAATCAagattttagaaaattttaaataatCCTCAAATTCTAAAACTCTCCCGTCCTAATATTGTTGTTCactattataatttttttatccCAAAATAATTGTCTAATTTGATAAATGAGATAAATAAAAGGGGAGTAAAAGCCAAAAAAATTGTTTTAGGTTGAAAACTATCATTCTATTCCATGTGATCGAATGAAACGTGAATTTAGATCGTTGGAGGACATCGTAAAGTTTATACACGGTTATAGAATGTTGTTGGGGAGGTAAGCCATAATTCAAAAGAATCTTggatatttaatttatattttaggAAGTTTTAAATCATTCATGAAATTTAATAGATCTTAATGATTATACTAGAGGTGAGCCAAAATTCAATAAAATCTTGGATTGTCGTGATAtttcaaaattttctaaaattataTTTTCGACAAAATCTATATATTTCTCTAATTTAAAAATATTCTTTACACTAAAATATCGTAAATTATGTGAGATTTCAAAGTTTTCTAAATCTaaaattaaattgtaaaatccGTCAAAATCCATATACTCCTACATTTTAAAAAGTCTATTCAGCATTTGAATTAAATGTCATAAGATTTTGTCAAATATTTTGTGGAAAGATACCCAAAATTAAATAGATTTTATGATATCCAAATTAAATATCCTTAAATCCAAAAATGTCCTATTACACCCGTTTTACCATACTAGCTATGAATACTCCTACACATTCTTCACGATATAAATAAAAAAGGCAAGGGGAGTGCATTTCTTTTGTGCAAAATGAACAACTTGAAAATGGAACAAAAGCCAAGACCTGCTCATTGTCTAGTCCTCCCATACACATTGCAGGGTCACATAAACCCCATGCACCAGTTCTCCAAAAGCTTAATGTCCAAGGGAATCAAAGTCACTTTTGTCACTACCAAATTTATGTTCAAATCCTGCCAACAATTGACCGGTTCCATACCAGTTGAAGCCATTTCAGACGGTTTCGATAATGGTGGCTATGGTTCAGCAGCTGAGGAGACCTACTTTTGTAAATTTAAACAAGTAGGTTCAGAAAGTCTAAGCAAACTAATCGAAAAACTGAATGCTACGGACTGTCCTGTTGATTGTATCATTTACGACGGTGTAATGCGGTGGGTTCTTGATGTTGCCAAAAGTTTTGGACTAGTGGCAGCTGTTTTTTTCACTCAATCCTGTGCTGTTGATAACATATATTACCATGTTAAACAAGGGCTGGTTGAAGCTCCTGTTCGTAATCGAGTTTCTGTCCCTGGACTTCCAGTGTTAGAGCCACTAGAAATTCCTTCTTTTGTTCGCGATCCAAGCTCATTTGCAGGTACTTTTCAGATATTTGTGAATCAGTTTTCGGATATTGATCAAGTGGATTGGCTGTTTTGCAACACTATCTATGAGTTGGAACAAGAGGTATGTGCTTTACATAGTTATTTTTTTTTTTAGATTTCGATGTCATGATGTCCATAAAGCAGGGATTTTTCGGTCGTCCAATAAATCACTGTATCCCCACACACTCTCTATCGAATAATTGAAATTTGTTGGATACTCGGATGCTTGAAATTCTCAATTAAGATCTATCTCTTTTAATATTAGGACTATAAACATATGTGATTGTGGTTTAATTTTTCGTGTTTTAGATGTTGTATTTGGTTCAATTTGCATAAAATTATTAGTTTTGTTAATGGATTTTATCATTCATAACATcgaatatttatatttataatattaatatgtaTGTCCACATACCTTACACATGAATCCTCACATTATTTTATTTGCCTAATTCATATCTCCGTATTAttttatttacccaattcatgtATCCCCGCACTACAAATTCATATCCGAATCCGGGCATGCTATTCATGTCTATACTTTGCGGTATATAAGGAAACGTTTGGTATAATCGATAAGTAATTTGCACTTGCTAGATAGAGTGAAAGATGACATGTATACACCAGGCCATCCGATAAAATGTAGTAGATGAAAAGTGAAAACAATTGTTCAACGTTAATATTTTCCGTAGTTGTACGATATTAAGTAACATGTCTCTGTTTATTTGGATGCACCGGATAGTAACGCATGTGACCAACTTAAATAAACAAAGGCATGTTGAAATTGCAGTTCCATAACTTTAAGTTGAATATCAGTATGCTCTAGCAGAATATATAGCTCTTTGAGATGACATTCAGTTCTATGCAATGCACAGGTGCTTCAATGGATGTCGAAACAGTTGCAAGTGAGAGCTATTGGACCAACCATTCCGCGCAAGTACCTGCACAACCACAAAACAGTAGCAGAGGATGACACAGATAACGGCCTCCAAATGTTCAAGCCCAACATCGAATCTTGCATGAATTGGCTAAATAAGCAGCAAGATCACTCGGTCGTGTACGTGTCTTTTGGGAGCTTGGCGCAACTAAATGCTCAACAGATGCAAGAACTAGCCTGTGGAATAAAAGGAAGTCAAAAGCAATTTCTTTGGGTTGTTAGAGCATCTGAAGAAGGTAAATTGCCAAAAGGGTTTGTGGAAGAAACATCTGAAAGAGGAATGGTAGTGCAATGGTGCTCACAAATGGATGTTCTGGCGCACAAAGCATTAGGATGTTTTGTTACACACTGTGGCTGGAATTCAACTTTAGAGGCACTAACTTTAGGGGTTCCTATGGTGGCAATACCGATATGGACGGATCAAGGGACTAATGCAAAGTTTATTGCAGATGTCTGGAAGACGGGTGTGAAAGTAGATGTCAATGAAAATGGGGTTTTTAAGGGAGATATGGTACAACAGTGTATCAGAGAAGTGATGGATGGAGAGAAAGGGAAGGAAATCAAAGCGACTTCAAGCAAATGGATGCAAATGGCAAGGGAAGCGGTGAAAGAAGGTGGAAGTTCAGATAAGAGCATCGATGAATTTGTTGCTAGCTTGACTCGACACTCAGAGCCATGATGCGTTTACATATTTTTTCCCCTCGGACTAGTCCAGGGATAGTTCGATTCATCATTCATGGACTTGGATCTTTTAAACGCTTACAATGTTTCTTCCTTTTATTCAATCGCAGAAGATTGTGAGTTTTAGATCTTTATTTGAATGAATTTAGACTCATTTTGTTTtgaaaataatttggattttattTGTCGTCATCAAAAATTAACATTTGTTTTGGTATTACAATATCTAATATTTggtgttatatgaaatatatctAAAACTTTGGTTCACTATGGCACATACTGATTTGTATACAATTAAGTTGTAATCTTGTACAACTCGTTGTAAGGTCTTTGTACGATTGTAAGTTCAAAGATTTAGGCCAGCCAGCACTCCGTTTCTTCTCTTTactggaaatttatataatcaACAACTTGTAATAGAGATATCTGTTATTCAGACTCGGTTGCAGCTTGCAGCAGTGATATAGCTAGGTTTCTAAGTATTAGATTCGGTAATATTTTCTGAAGTTCTGTATTTTCTCACCAAATCTGATATCTGTAGTTGAgtttttttgtttttgattaatatAACTTATAGCCTTACAATCGAGTATATGTTCTAGGAAATTCTCGTGTGAGCCATATTCGAACCAAGGACGACTGAGGATAAACTCTTAACACTTGATCTATCCAATCGTCCTCATATGTGTATTTGAGTTGAGAACGTAGAAAAAtgaagataaatattaaaaaaaaaatgtGTTGTAATTTCTTGGGTTAGATTCAGTGATTTGCCATTGTCCATGTAGAATTAACAATCCTACACCATATATTTTTTCTACAAGAAGGTCTACAGTGACACATTGAACTACACTTCAAGGTAAATCAACTGTATGAAGTTTTTTACGTGCACAAACTATCTGCAGATTGTTTTTATGAACCTTCGTGATTATTGGAGAGAAGTCTAAAGATCCAAAGATCAAAGTTGTTTTCTAAATGTAGGTTGACTTCTTCAATCTTTGTGTGCTTTAAGAAATCAGAACGTTTCAACTAAGGAAACATAAACAAGTTCGACGAATAAAAAAGTGACATCCAGAAAGAGTTGCTAATTTTTGCTACAAACACTCAACAGCAGaactattcaagtcaaaactGAGACAAGTCACTCACGGGCCACAGCATATGAAAATTCATCTGTAAAGTTCAGTGTATCTTCCTCGCAACTTAATTCATCTCTCTTTTTTATGTTTATAAGACCTGAAACAGAAGTAATAATAAGGAACGTATCAAAATCCGTGGCATATTTCATTTTTTAATGGCCTATTCCCATGATCTTCTTTATCAACTAAGTTTAGTATTAGTTCTGTTTTTGCCAGCTTTTGCACTTGCTCAAACTAGTAGTAATGGTACTGTTGAGGTGAACTCATCTCTGACGGCAACAGACAATGATACTCCTGCGCGATGGCTTTCACCTAGTGAAGATTTTGCTTTTGGTTTCCGGAAAGTGAATGAAGATACAGATCAGTTTTTGCTGTCCATTTGGTACAACAAAATACCTGACAGAACAATAGTTTGGTTTCCAAATGATGGCAATGCTGTGTCAAGAGGATCTAGAGTGCAGTTAACTGCTGATCGTGGATTAGTTGTTACTGATCCTAAAGGAAAGCAGCTATGGAACTCTGGTACAATATCTGATCAAGATCAAGTTTCACATGCCTTGTTTAATGATACGGGAAATTTTCAGCTTCTGAGTAGCGATTCTACCAAATTATGGGAAAGTTTCAGCTATCCAACTGATACACTTCTGCCTACACAGATCATGCAAACTGGTGGTGTGCTTTACTCCAGACTCAACAAAAATTACTTCTCTAGAGGAAGGTTCCAGTTACGTTTGCTAGAAGATGGAAATCTTGTGCTAAACACACGAGAAATTTTAACAGATTTTGCTTATAAGGCTTACTACATCAGTGGAACTTATGATCCTTCAAATGTCAGTAATTCAGGTAACCAAGTTTTGTTTGATGCCTCAGGTTACATGCAAATTTTGAGAAGAAGTGGTGACCGAGTAGTTCTTATGCCTGGCCGTATACTTCCAACTTCGGAGTATTTTTATAGAGCAACTTTAAATTTTGATGGAGTTTTTATTCAATATTATCACCCCAAGAATAGCACAGGTACACCAAATTGGTCACCTGTCTGGCAGCAACCTGAAAATATTTGTCTTGATATTCCTGCAGATTTGGGTAGTGGGGCTTGTGGATACAACAGTTTATGCAGACTTGATGATTCGGGAAGGCCCGTTTGTCAATGTGCGCCAGGTTATTCGTTGGTTGATCCAGATGATATGCTTAGCAACTGCAAGCCAAATATTAGTTTAGGCTGTGATGATAACAATGGGCAGAATTCTGGTAAAGATTTATACGAGCTTCTAGAGATCAAAAATGCTAATTGGCCAACGTCTGATTTTGAGCGTATGGTACCAATTACTGATGAAGAATGCAAGAATTCATGTTTGAGTGATTGTTTTTGTGCTGCTGCAGCTTATGATGGTACAAGCTGTTGGAAGAAGAAGTTACCTCTATCTTTTGGGCGGCAAGGCAGTGCTGAAAGAGGCAGTGTCCATATTAAGGTTAAAAAAGGTGAACGTACTTCGCACAGTCCCAAAGATAGTTCGAGAAACAAGGATCATGGAACTTTAATCCTTGTAGGATCAGTGCTTTTCGGAAGTTCAATGTTTttcaattttattattatttgtgcTTCTTGTTTAGGCTTCCTGAGCATCTACCTCAAGAACCCTCCAAAGGCTGGGCCAGGTAATAGCATAGTTGAAATTATGCGCTCTTTTACCTACAAAGAGCTATCAGAAGCCACAAAAGGATTCACAGAAGAACTGGGAAGGGGTGCTTTTGGGATAGTTTACAAAGGGATTGTTCAGATGTCTACTTCAAAGACTATAATTGCTGTAAAGAAGTTGGATAGAGTGACTCGAGAGACTGACAATGAATTTAAAACAGAGGTTAATGCGATTGCAATAACTCATCACAAGAATCTGGTTAGATTGGTAGGGTTTTGTGTGGAAGAGGAGAATCGTCTGCTTGTTTATGAGTACATGGTCAATGGTTCACTTTCATGTTTTCTTTTTGGAGAGGTAAAGCCTAGTTGGACACAAAGGAGTCATATTGCTTTTGGAATCGCTAGAGGCCTGGCGTATCTACATGAAGAGTGTAACACACAGATCATTCACTGTGATATTAAGCCTCAAAACATTCTACTAGATGAATACTACAATGCTCGGATTTCTGATTTCAGATTAGCTAAACTCTTGATGATCAATCAGAGCAGGACAAAAACTGCTATCCGAGGAACAAAAGGATATGTTGCTCCAGAATGGTTTAAAAGCACTCCAATCACAGTCAAGGTTGATGTTTATAGTTTTGGTGTCATGCTACTGGAAATCATTTGTTGCCGTAGAAATGCGGAGGATTTGGATGAAAATGGATCAGAAGGAAACATACTAACAGACTGGATTTGGGATTGCTTCGAGGAAGGAAGGTTGGATAATGCAGTAAAAATTGACGAAGAAGTTGGGTTAATTGAGTGGGAAGAGGTAGAGAGATTTGTTATGATAGGAATTTGGTGTATTCAAGAAGATCCATCTCTAAGGCCAACAATGAGAAAAGTTACACAGATGCTTGAAAGAGTTGTAGATGTTCCCCAGCCCCCATGTCCATTTTTATATTCTCTAAAGTAGCCTACAGATGCACAAGTTCACaatgtttttttttatttctcCTTGCTCAAAGCCTTCCCTAGATCAAATATAGATTATTCATTTTAATTTAAATAGTTTAATGAACAAATTTTTAGCGGGAAATCAATTGAATCAAATAACTGCTTTTAACAACCAAGATCTGTTAGATCAAGATTCAACTCCACTCACACTTTGGAGTATGTTACTATGTCAGCTTGATTACAAGATTGTATCGATAGTAGGATATCCATTTTGTATTAGTTCATTTGAAATGTAAAATAAAGTTGGCTTTTACTTTTCATCTCTCTCCTGTGTTATCTCATCTCCTCTCTTATTCAATTACAAATCTTATTGTGTATACACTACATTAATCACCTAATGATGATAATGTAGCTGACAATGCAGATGAAGATGCCACAGAAACGTGGAGGATTTGGAAATGGAGCGAAAGGAGAAGTACTAATAGACTGAATTTGTTTGGGATTGCTTTTAAGAAAGGCAGGTTGGATGATGTAGTGGAAAATGACAAAAATATTGTGTTAGTTGAGTGGGAGGAGGTTGAGAGATTTGTGATGGTAGCGATTTGATGTATTCAAGAAAATCCATTTCTGAGGCCGACCATGAGAAAATGTATGCAGATGCTTGAACGAGTTACAGATGTTCCCGGCCTCTTGTCTCCATGTCCATTTTCATATTTTTCCAAATAGCCTACAAGATTGAGTTGCCTATAGATGCACAAAGTTCACAAAGTCTCCCTAGAGGAGGATCAGAAAATTTTGCAATGCTGTTCTAGttcaatattttattttgatctgtaaaatatatttttacaaaGAAATTGCTACGCCTTGCTTATTGGATGCagaataaaatttaattatatgttTTTAACAACTTGTGTTTTTGCCATTACCTCTAATCTGATCTAATTATCCTATTTAATTCTATAAATAGCTTGTTGGATGTGAGATCACCTCAGTGTTAGCAACAACATTCCATGTAGATAAGAGTTTGCTGCTACCAAATAGAATCTCCTCTTCATTCTGAGTTCTAAATGTTGAAATGAATTTAGGTATATAGTTGATTTTGCTAACTGAATACAAGTCTGATGCTTTGATTCCCATAAACGCTGTTAACTGGAAATTGGTCGTTTTGGTATTTTTTTTAATGGTTGTACCCTAGTTTCACCTGAGGCATgtataatttttaatttgttttgGTAACTAGACCTTGATATCAATAATATTATCATCGCTCTAAACTACTTTTGAACTATAGTTTCTCTAGAGGATTGCGGGCATAAATGGCACTGCAAGTTAAGCAGGAAAATAGAAATGGAATGCATGGATACCTGGTAAACGTAAAAATAACATCCTTCTCCGTAGGAGGCAATCAGTTACTGTTGCCTCATATACCTGAAGATTAATGTTCATTCTGCCCATCTAAATTTGTGATTATGGACTTGACATTTTATTAAACTGCGATGTCATCACAGGTTTTCCTGTCTGCTACTGATAATCAAAGAAGTATCTCATTCTACCCTTTTAGTGGGTTACAAAGGAATTGAAGAATTTTATCCATTACATTTTTCAGTCCACCCTTGAGGTAGTATAAACAGAAACTCAAAAAGTGCCTAGGTTTCTATAGTTTCCATTTACAGATTCACTAGTTTATCATCTGATTAATTCTCGGGTTATTATTTAGCCAGATTGAGTGGCTTAATGTCTTCCGCAAGCCATATAAATGGCCAGAAAGGTGTATTGTCCTTTGTCAGCATGAATGGCATATCTGTCGTCGTTCTCTGTTACCTTAATAGCTACAGAATGCAAATGTTCTACCAAGATTTGTTCATAATGTATATATTCTAGTTGAACACAACTTCTTAGTATTGATCTAAAAAGCTTTAGAGAATTTTAAGACCAACTCTTAATTATCAAACCAACCACACCAAACATCATCCTCCCTCATTACACATTTTCAACCGTTCTTTGAAAGTGGATATGAAGATATACAGGGTGTTGATAAATATGATATTGTAGGGATGTGTATTTATTACTACAGGTAGATGAGATCATGAGATGAAGTCTAGTAGTTAGCTTTGGACCCATGAAAGTTGCTCATTTATATATTACCCTTTCAAGTACATTGTGACTGCAAGCTTACTATGAAAAACTGTCAATTCTCCTCTTACTTGCCATATTTTTTTTGTCACATTTCAcgttttaaaaattaaaatggCCTGAAGCCGAATTACAATTAGAAATCGCTCAtttataaattttcaaattaaaaataattatttcttCCGTTTCAAATTAATCAGTTTAGCCGCAGAAAGTTTAGATAGCTAAATAATAAAAATGATTGAATTTCAGTGTACCCTTATCAGaacaagtcattcaagagttcCAATCTGCTCAGAGGCACCAGATATGTTCAGAACCTGAAACATTATCATATAGCAGTCTGCTGCTATGCTAATATTAATTGATGTACTTATCTTCTGACTAGCCTGTAGAGTTTGAGACTCAACATTCTCAACTTGAAAAACCAGTATAGCAGAGTAGTTACTTCTGAAAACAAGAAAGATTTTGCTGGTGAAGTGATGCTTATTTTTCCGAAAACAGGGGAGATGAATAATTGTTTGGTGGGTTGGACTCACCTAATCAAGCAAATTTCTACTTGCATTTGTCTATTCTTAGGGTCCAGTCCTGTATTGCTGAGGAGATTGCTGCAAcaaaaataaagatatatatatatatatatatatatatatatatatttctttgaATTGACTTGAataagtgatgaaattgacatgAATCAAAATGTGTGGGTTTTAACAATTTAGCATTAACCCACTTAGGTAACATCTATGAAGGTGGTTGTACAATTCTGGAAGAGGGGTCACCTTCTGGGCCCTATTCCCATGCCACATGCAAAATCTAGAGGACCAGACAAAAACAAAAATGCTCCAATTGAATTCTGAATGAATTGATGTCACTGTAAACAACTACTCACACCCACATTGTTTTTATAAGGTTTAAACTCTATACTTTTAGTAAAGGGAGTGGGAGGAAGATACCGTTGGATCAAGAGGTCATTGGTAAAACAGACAGAGAGAAATTAAGTTATAATAAAACACACGTATTATTCAGAATCTTTTACTTGTATATAATTGGCATTTTCTGATGTGAAGAACAAGTCCAAAACAAACTTTACTGTAAAATGAAAGAATAAAATAGGGTTAGGTTCATAACTTGTGCATGTGAATTTTTAAAGATTCACAAAATCACACACTAAGACTATTTCTACTACTACAATATCCATGCATATTCTCCAATAATTCATCTAACATCCTCTCTTACCTTTCTTTCTTTTCTGTTTATTCAAACCAACTAATAACTACTCTATATTCCCTTTCCAAAAGTTATCTCAAGTGTTCATTACCTCTTCTCTCCTTTCTGATCACATTG carries:
- the LOC141693907 gene encoding UDP-glycosyltransferase 74G1-like, coding for MHQFSKSLMSKGIKVTFVTTKFMFKSCQQLTGSIPVEAISDGFDNGGYGSAAEETYFCKFKQVGSESLSKLIEKLNATDCPVDCIIYDGVMRWVLDVAKSFGLVAAVFFTQSCAVDNIYYHVKQGLVEAPVRNRVSVPGLPVLEPLEIPSFVRDPSSFAGTFQIFVNQFSDIDQVDWLFCNTIYELEQEVLQWMSKQLQVRAIGPTIPRKYLHNHKTVAEDDTDNGLQMFKPNIESCMNWLNKQQDHSVVYVSFGSLAQLNAQQMQELACGIKGSQKQFLWVVRASEEGKLPKGFVEETSERGMVVQWCSQMDVLAHKALGCFVTHCGWNSTLEALTLGVPMVAIPIWTDQGTNAKFIADVWKTGVKVDVNENGVFKGDMVQQCIREVMDGEKGKEIKATSSKWMQMAREAVKEGGSSDKSIDEFVASLTRHSEP
- the LOC141689430 gene encoding G-type lectin S-receptor-like serine/threonine-protein kinase RLK1 yields the protein MAYSHDLLYQLSLVLVLFLPAFALAQTSSNGTVEVNSSLTATDNDTPARWLSPSEDFAFGFRKVNEDTDQFLLSIWYNKIPDRTIVWFPNDGNAVSRGSRVQLTADRGLVVTDPKGKQLWNSGTISDQDQVSHALFNDTGNFQLLSSDSTKLWESFSYPTDTLLPTQIMQTGGVLYSRLNKNYFSRGRFQLRLLEDGNLVLNTREILTDFAYKAYYISGTYDPSNVSNSDLGSGACGYNSLCRLDDSGRPVCQCAPGYSLVDPDDMLSNCKPNISLGCDDNNGQNSGKDLYELLEIKNANWPTSDFERMVPITDEECKNSCLSDCFCAAAAYDGTSCWKKKLPLSFGRQGSAERGSVHIKVKKGERTSHSPKDSSRNKDHGTLILVGSVLFGSSMFFNFIIICASCLGFLSIYLKNPPKAGPGNSIVEIMRSFTYKELSEATKGFTEELGRGAFGIVYKGIVQMSTSKTIIAVKKLDRVTRETDNEFKTEVNAIAITHHKNLVRLVGFCVEEENRLLVYEYMVNGSLSCFLFGEVKPSWTQRSHIAFGIARGLAYLHEECNTQIIHCDIKPQNILLDEYYNARISDFRLAKLLMINQSRTKTAIRGTKGYVAPEWFKSTPITVKVDVYSFGVMLLEIICCRRNAEDLDENGSEGNILTDWIWDCFEEGRLDNAVKIDEEVGLIEWEEVERFVMIGIWCIQEDPSLRPTMRKVTQMLERVVDVPQPPCPFLYSLK